Proteins from one Rhodanobacteraceae bacterium genomic window:
- a CDS encoding PilN domain-containing protein, translating to MLELIQKPLRRLKQRYEKSGFAQFLTWWRAELLAALPPAWRDWLAAERAVVTLAPKVDGWHLQRVRTGRIEAAAEAGNDREELAQQAERLRPDQEQPPHQVLLLPPERTLRRRLTLPLAAEEHLASVLAFEMDRQTPFRADQIYFDHRIHKRDQAARTMLVELLAVPRPVLDQLLQTLGNLPLDAADVASGGVPSGFNLLPAERRARRVDKRLRLNLILAVSAAALLWLVMFQSMALREQAIERLTEEKDLARNAAMQSSELKRQLRDAIEGANFLAKKKSEQAVTVDVVAEVTRLVPDDTWLERLSFVGNQLQLQGQSARADKLIGILTKSACLEKPQFQGIIQPDGATGKERFNLVADLKTGVCHGTDTAAGAR from the coding sequence ATGCTCGAACTGATCCAGAAGCCCCTGCGGCGCCTGAAACAGCGCTACGAGAAGAGCGGCTTCGCGCAGTTCCTCACGTGGTGGCGCGCCGAGTTGCTGGCGGCATTGCCGCCTGCCTGGCGCGACTGGCTGGCGGCCGAGCGCGCCGTGGTGACGCTGGCGCCGAAGGTCGATGGCTGGCACCTTCAGCGCGTCCGAACCGGGCGCATCGAGGCCGCGGCCGAGGCGGGCAACGATCGCGAGGAACTTGCGCAGCAGGCCGAACGCCTGCGGCCCGACCAGGAGCAACCGCCGCATCAGGTTCTGCTGTTGCCGCCCGAACGGACCTTGCGGCGGCGCCTGACCCTGCCGCTCGCGGCCGAGGAGCACCTGGCATCGGTGCTCGCTTTCGAGATGGACCGCCAGACCCCGTTCCGCGCCGACCAGATCTATTTCGACCACCGCATCCACAAGCGCGACCAGGCGGCGCGCACGATGTTGGTGGAACTGCTCGCAGTGCCGCGCCCGGTGCTGGACCAGTTGCTGCAGACCTTGGGCAACCTTCCGCTGGATGCTGCGGATGTCGCCAGCGGAGGGGTTCCCAGCGGTTTCAACCTGCTGCCAGCCGAACGTCGCGCGCGTCGCGTCGACAAGCGCCTGCGCCTGAACCTGATCCTCGCAGTGTCTGCGGCTGCGCTGCTGTGGCTGGTGATGTTCCAGTCGATGGCGTTGCGCGAGCAGGCCATCGAACGCCTGACCGAGGAAAAAGACCTGGCGCGCAATGCAGCCATGCAGAGTTCCGAGCTCAAGCGCCAGCTGCGCGACGCCATCGAGGGCGCCAACTTTCTGGCGAAGAAGAAATCCGAGCAGGCGGTGACGGTCGATGTGGTTGCCGAAGTCACGCGCCTGGTGCCGGACGACACCTGGCTGGAACGTTTGTCCTTCGTCGGCAACCAGCTGCAATTGCAAGGGCAGTCCGCGCGCGCCGACAAGCTGATCGGCATCCTGACCAAATCCGCCTGCCTGGAGAAGCCGCAGTTCCAGGGAATCATCCAGCCGGATGGCGCCACCGGAAAAGAGCGCTTCAACCTCGTCGCCGACCTCAAGACCGGAGTCTGTCATGGCACTGACACTGCTGCCGGCGCCCGGTAA